From Pungitius pungitius chromosome 9, fPunPun2.1, whole genome shotgun sequence, one genomic window encodes:
- the LOC119218064 gene encoding alpha-lactalbumin-like → MKVFVAVLLSVLGASLVQGRIVSKCEVQEALADLQDPNDPRGLTPDLLAKIVCHVEVASGFNTSAVTRLDHKRDRRSSGEHFDGSGDSSEEKSQRPNGRPKEVHSLYGLFQLSNQLVCSDGASPSYNICSMSCNNLIDDDLSDDLQCVSKVAGALKKNGFRAKFFENLKQWFMNIYRQCGNKTSADLDVCVQP, encoded by the exons ATGAAGGTGTTTGTAGCGGTTCTCTTGTCGGTGCTGGGCGCCAGTCTGGTTCAAGGGCGAATTGTGTCCAAATGTGAGGTGCAGGAGGCGTTGGCCGACCTGCAAGACCCCAACGACCCGCGGGGGCTCACTCCGGACTTGTTGGCCAAAA TCGTGTGTCACGTTGAGGTGGCGTCGGGATTCAACACCAGCGCGGTGACGAGGCTGGACCACAAGCGGGACCGCAGGAGCTCGGGCGAGCACTTCGACGGGTCAGGTGACTCTTCCGAGGAGAAGTCTCAGAGGCCCAACGGGAGACCCAAGGAGGTGCACTCGCTCTACGGCCTCTTCCAGCTCAGCAACCAGCTGGTCTGCAGCGACGGAGCATCTCCGTCCTACAACATCTGCTCCATGAGCTGCAACA acTTGATCGATGACGACCTGAGCGATGATCTGCAGTGCGTGTCGAAGGTCGCCGGAGCTCTCAA GAAAAATGGTTTTCGGGCGAAATTCTTTGAAAATCTGAAGCAATG GTTCATGAACATCTACCGTCAGTGTGGAAATAAGACGTCTGCCGACCTGGACGTCTGCGTCCAGCCCTGA
- the LOC134132713 gene encoding lysozyme A/C-like has protein sequence MEDDVITDEDKETDEVIGTDEDKEGDIVEVKEDVTNKGIDTDGDNSDEGKDVGVDEETGRSRTGLGYYGLFQLSDRYSCDPGSGWSFNKCNTDCEAFIDDNIMDDIDCFVNSGTWLSLLKKPIGQCHRNKNFFDKCE, from the exons ATGGAGGACGACGTGATaactgatgaggacaaagagactgatgaggtcataggtactgatgaggacaaagagggagatATTGTTGAGGTGAAGGAGGATGTAACTAATAAGGGCATAGATACTGATGGGGACAACAGTGATGAGGGCAAAGACGTCGGTGTGGACGAGGAGACTGGGAGGAGTAGGACGGGATTAGGCTACTACGGGCTCTTCCAGCTGTCTGACAGGTACTCTTGTGATCCTGGTTCCGGCTGGTCTTTCAACAAGTGCAACACAGACTGCGAAG CCTTCATAGATGACAACATAATGGATGATATTGACTGCTTCGTGAACAGCGGAACCTGGTT GAGTTTGCTGAAGAAGCCCATCGGCCAGTGTCACAGGAACAAGAACTTCTTTGACAAATGTGAATGA
- the LOC134132714 gene encoding putative surface protein SACOL0050, producing MKDWSQRNDPSTPTEHLLLVQLQRSSPVFVGMGGSGAAVRLHESRSSQDSEELDGPPTSKPTRSRLGRDVLGLYPGQLGRVHTAPPQHCGLHGGRNQPLGESPLGGSYQPSFDLCTLRALTPLKPPPPSPSCGGGASGAPLRPPAPEQFRFKVCERARQTLEMKLGLLVVLTVAVLVPSLSDGRTVTRCELRDKLREAISLPRRLQKYKDEILEMVICKLEASSHLKTDAVKAGARKQTTEIKPTSDKPLITKRLITEPATTKPATAEPPTSKPLTPKPPTSAPTGNLSVNIRRKRQVMTTEDPEIQELEEVVSIVNEGMEGGINDEDKETDEDQVAQDDIITDAETDEDKVTDEDKEGDIVEGMDDNMITDEDKVTDEVKGTDEDEVTYEDEETVKEKETDEDKERDVVEGMDDNMITDEDKETDEVKGTDEDEVTYEDEETVKEKETDEDKERDVVEGMDDNMITDEDKETDDVKVTDEDKEGDIVEGMDDNMITDEDKETDEVKGTDEDEVTYEDEETVKEKETDEDKERDIVEGMDDNMITDEDKETDEVIGTDEDKEGDIVEGMEDDVITDEDKETDEVIGTDEDTEGDIVEGMEDDVITDEDKDTDEVIGTDEDKETDEVIGTDEDTEGDIVEGMEDDVLMRTKRLMRS from the exons ATGAAGGACTGGAGCCAGAGGAATGATCCCTCA ACTCCGACTGAGCATCTTCTGCTGGTCCAGCTCCAGAGGTCTTCCCCGGTCTTCGTGGGGATGGGGGGCTCCGGTGCCGCCGTGAGGCTGCATGAGTCCAGGAGCTCTCAGGACTCGGAGGAGCTGGACGGACCCCCCACCTCTAAACCGAC AAGGTCTCGTCTGGGGAGAGATGTGCTCGGGTTGTATCCAGGACAGCTGGGGAGAGTCCACACCGCCCCCCCGCAGCACTGTGG TCTTCACGGGGGAAGGAACCAGCCCCTCGGCGAGTCTCCCCTGGGGGGAAGCTACCAGCCGAGCTTTGACCTTTGCACCCTGAGAGCGCTGACCCCcctcaagcccccccctccgtctccgTCCTGCGGCGGCGGAGCGAGCGGCGCCCCCCTCAGGCCGCCCGCCCCAGAGCAGTTTCG GTTCAAGGTGTGCGAGAGGGCTCGCCAAA CATTGGAGATGAAGTTGGGGTTGCTCGTTGTTTTGACCGTGGCGGTTCTGGTGCCGAGCCTGTCGGATGGTCGGACCGTCACGAGATGCGAGCTGAGAGACAAGCTCAGGGAAGCAATCAGCCTGCCCAGAAGGCTTCAAAAATACAAGGACGAAATCTTGGAAATGG TTATCTGTAAGTTGGAAGCAAGTTCCCATCTGAAGACCGACGCAGTCAAGGCCGGCGCAAGAAAACAAACCACAGAAATCAAACCGACGAGTGACAAGCCATTGATTACCAAGCGGTTGATCACTGAACCAGCAACTACCAAACCAGCAACTGCCGAGCCACCAACCAGCAAGCCACTGACCCCCAAACCACCAACTTCCGCGCCAACGGGCAACTTGTCTGTCAACATCAGACGAAAGCGTCAAGTCATGACTACCGAGGACCCTGAAATACAAGAGCTGGAGGAAGTGGTCAGCATTGTAAATGAAGGCATGGAAGGCGGGATTAAcgatgaggacaaagagactGATGAAGACCAGGTGGCGCAGGATGACATTATAACCGATGCTGAGACTGATGAGGACAAAGTtactgatgaggacaaagagggagatATTGTTGAGGGGATGGATGATAACATGATAACCGATGAGGACAAAGTGACTGATGAGGTCAAAGGTACTGATGAGGATGAGGTGACTTATGAGGACGAAGAGACGGTTAAGGAAAAAGAgactgatgaggacaaagagagagatgttgttGAGGGGATGGATGATAACATGATAACCGATGAAGACAAAGAGACTGATGAGGTCAAAGGTACTGATGAGGATGAGGTGACTTATGAGGACGAAGAGACGGTTAAGGAAAAAGAgactgatgaggacaaagagagagatgttgttGAGGGGATGGATGATAACATGATAACCGATGAAGACAAAGAGACTGATGACGTCAAAGTtactgatgaggacaaagagggagatATTGTTGAGGGGATGGATGATAACATGATAACCGATGAAGACAAAGAGACTGATGAGGTCAAAGGTACTGATGAGGATGAGGTGACTTATGAGGACGAAGAGACGGTTAAGGAAAAAGAgactgatgaggacaaagagagagataTTGTTGAGGGGATGGATGATAACATGATAACCGATGAAGACAAAGAGACTGATGAGGTCATAGGtactgatgaggacaaagagggagatATTGTTGAGGGGATGGAGGACGACGTGATaactgatgaggacaaagaaACTGATGAGGTCATAGGTACTGAtgaggacacagagggagatATTGTTGAGGGGATGGAGGACGACGTGATaactgatgaggacaaagacaCTGATGAGGTCATAGGtactgatgaggacaaagagactGATGAGGTCATAGGTACTGATGAGGACACCGAGGGAGATATTGTTGAGGGGATGGAGGACGAC gtactgatgaggacaaagagactGATGAGGTCATAG
- the LOC119217645 gene encoding alpha-lactalbumin, whose amino-acid sequence MKVFVAVLLSVLGASLVQGRIVSKCEVQEALADLQDPNDPRGLTPDLLAKIVCHVELASGFNTSAVTRLDHDESSASSEEKPKEVHSLYGLFQLSNQLVCSDGASPSHNICSMSCNSLIDDDLSDDLQCVSKVAGALKKNGFRAKFFENLKQWFMNIYRQCGNKTSADLDVCVQP is encoded by the exons ATGAAGGTGTTTGTAGCTGTTCTCTTGTCGGTGCTGGGCGCCAGTCTGGTTCAAGGGCGAATTGTGTCCAAATGTGAGGTGCAGGAGGCGTTGGCCGACCTGCAAGACCCCAACGACCCGCGGGGGCTCACTCCGGACTTGTTGGCCAAAA TCGTGTGTCACGTTGAGCTGGCGTCGGGATTCAACACCAGCGCGGTGACGAGGCTGGACCACGACGAGTCAAGTGCCTCTTCCGAGGAGAAACCCAAGGAGGTGCACTCGCTCTACGGCCTCTTCCAGCTCAGCAACCAGCTGGTCTGCAGCGACGGAGCATCTCCGTCCCACAACATCTGCTCCATGAGCTGCAACA GCTTGATCGATGACGACCTGAGCGATGATCTGCAGTGCGTGTCAAAGGTCGCCGGAGCTCTCAA GAAAAATGGTTTTCGGGCGAAATTCTTTGAAAATCTGAAGCAATG GTTCATGAACATCTACCGTCAGTGTGGAAATAAGACGTCTGCCGACCTGGACGTCTGCGTCCAGCCCTGA